The Nostoc cf. commune SO-36 genomic sequence GGGTCTAAGTGCAATATCTTCTCCAGATAAAGTAAGTAAACCTCTGCCTTCGATGACGTTGATGGTGGCATTACGAGTGGAGGTATGCTCGGAAATATCAGTATTAGCTGCTAGGCAAAATAGAGTGTATTGACAAGCTTTATCTTTCAGCAGTACTTTACTGAGAACTCCCGCGCTGGGGTATTCAATTTGTTCTCGTAGTTGAGTAATGAAAGATGGGCTGGCTGGTGATTGAACTTGTCATAGTATTTTAGGATTATTAACTGTAAACAAAGGCTGATAATCATTCAAGGATTATCGAGTATTTATCAGGCGATGGATTTGGGAATAAATTATCTTATTGGGCAACAGCACACAAAATGATGTAGCCTAATTCCTGTTGGTATTTATGAAAAACTTGGTGAATTTCTAAAACCCGCTTGCGGATATCTTTCTGCGTCAACACATTCCAAAAAATCCGAATTGTGTTAAAAATACCTTCATCTTGAAATATCCGCCTTAAATTCAATAAATTCATTGACTCAGTTTGGCATTTCTCTACTTGCAATCCGGCTGTTAAAAAAGCCGTAATCCAGTTGGTTTCTGATAGCGGTGTAGAATTAACTAGAATTACTCGTGCTAAGTCAACACGAATTTGTTCTTCTTTGTCAGTCGCTAACAGTTCATGGGAGAG encodes the following:
- a CDS encoding class I SAM-dependent methyltransferase; this translates as MRCWVRNQVEIIEGNIFNLEAISGKFDYVLAEAILTMQSPLGKAKILAEIHHLLKQGGKFLSHELLATDKEEQIRVDLARVILVNSTPLSETNWITAFLTAGLQVEKCQTESMNLLNLRRIFQDEGIFNTIRIFWNVLTQKDIRKRVLEIHQVFHKYQQELGYIILCAVAQ